CCTTTCCTTTCCCCGCACCTAGATCTTTCCGAGAGGACAAAAAGTATCGTTCATTCGTCTGCTTAGTTAGAATATCAACGATGTCCAATGAAGATTAAGGAAGACAGCTCCCCCTTCAATTTATCCTCAGCAAAACTGGCATTTTACCTGAAACTGAAGAAGCCGAAATCCCTTCAGTTGCGCAGCCCTGCGCCTTTGGTACGAAACAAGTAAAAGAAGATTCTTACAGCAGTTCCTGGCTCAGCGGTTGGGGAAGCAGCAGCAGGTTAAACTTCCGGATATAGGCGGTTTGGTCTTGCCACTCTATGCGGTACCAGATGTCTTCCTCGCCCAGAATGGCCACCTTGTGCCCCAGGCTGGCCGTAGCCACCAGTCCGGCCCCGGCAGAGGGCGCCGCCATAATGGGCACATGGGCGGTGGTAATAATGCCTTGCTGCCCCAATGAAAGAAAGTTGGCGAAGTAAAACACAAAGGCCAGGTAGCCTAGAAAGCCCCATTGCCAACTGCGCGCCACAGGCCTTTTCCTGTACCAGCCCATAAGCAGGAACGTAAGGAACACCGCCGCCGCCAGCAACAAGAGTTCCAGCAGCGTGGCGTAGTACTTGTAGAACTGTGTCTTGAAGAAATCCCAGTCGGTGTAGGCATACCCGGAGAGTTGCTGCTGCTGGCCCACTTCCTCCATCTTCCGGAGTACCGACCGGCTGGGGTTCTTGCTGTAGTACAGCTGCAGGTAATACATAGACTGGGTGTACTGCTGCAGGCCTTCCTGAATGTAGGCCATTTTGAGGAGCATCTGGGGCGTGTAGACTTCGTTTTTGGTCAGTAACCGCTCGTAAACGGCAAAGGCTTGGGTGTATTGACGCTGGGCGTAGAGAGAATCGGCGTGTTGCAGGTTTTTTGCAGGAGCTTGAGCCAGAACCGGTTGCGCCAGGCAGAGCAGGGCCGCACAAAAAAGCCAGTATAATTTGCGGAAAATGTTTGGCATTTACAGAAAGGGATTTTACTTTTGCATCGCAATTGAGGGTAACGCCCTTCTAAGCAAAGGTAGTAAAAGATTCTGTAGCTCAGCTGGTAGAGCAATACACTTTTAATGTATGGGTCCTGGGTTCGAATCCCAGCGGAATCACTTTTTAAATTATCTCTTAGCCTGTAAGTCATTGATTTACAGGCTTTTATTTTTGGTATGAATTTCTTCGTACCGCAATTCTTCGTACCGTAATATTCCCTTTTTAACACTTTTTACGGTACGTTCCCGTTTTTACCGTACCGTCCCATTATCAAACCATTTCATGGATGCTTGTATGA
This region of Rufibacter sp. LB8 genomic DNA includes:
- a CDS encoding SH3 domain-containing protein; this translates as MPNIFRKLYWLFCAALLCLAQPVLAQAPAKNLQHADSLYAQRQYTQAFAVYERLLTKNEVYTPQMLLKMAYIQEGLQQYTQSMYYLQLYYSKNPSRSVLRKMEEVGQQQQLSGYAYTDWDFFKTQFYKYYATLLELLLLAAAVFLTFLLMGWYRKRPVARSWQWGFLGYLAFVFYFANFLSLGQQGIITTAHVPIMAAPSAGAGLVATASLGHKVAILGEEDIWYRIEWQDQTAYIRKFNLLLLPQPLSQELL